In one Gemmatimonas sp. genomic region, the following are encoded:
- a CDS encoding SIR2 family protein, translating to MSDGARRRFFEHFAVAIDQGDAALFIGAGLSVSAGYVDWRGLLREIADELGLMVDQESDLVSLAQYHVNSASHRGRLNRTLIEEFTRDAKVTATHRQLAGLSIRTVWTTNYDTLIEQAYGEIGKRVDVKADARQLVTTLPKRDVTLYKMHGDIARPDDAVLIKDDYELYHRTRGDFVTALNGDLLEKHFLFLGFSFTDPNIDQILARVRAAHGDASREHYWIVRRPAPARADDQADRARHEYESTKIRLRVADLRRYGIHPVWIDDYAEVESIVSTLARLSLRRSVFVSGSAAEAGAFGEERLERLAFRLGASLIDAGFRVVSGLGLGIGAGVLLGAVERVIAHPQFRIEDRLALRPFPQPTGDPAARATMWTAYREDMLRQARFAVFLAGNARDAASGSVSLAHGVREEFEIARRQGVFPIPIGATGYQALELWREVTGDLASYFPDVDVVAADLAAAFADLGDPAQSDETLVATTLRVMDQVRRALVT from the coding sequence ATGAGCGACGGGGCGCGACGACGGTTCTTTGAGCACTTCGCGGTGGCCATTGATCAGGGTGACGCCGCGCTGTTCATAGGAGCCGGGCTCTCCGTGTCGGCCGGCTACGTCGATTGGCGCGGACTGCTGCGCGAGATCGCCGACGAGTTGGGCCTCATGGTCGATCAGGAGTCGGACCTCGTATCACTGGCGCAGTATCACGTCAACAGCGCCAGCCACCGTGGGCGGCTTAATCGAACGCTGATCGAAGAGTTTACGCGCGATGCGAAGGTTACCGCGACACACCGACAGCTCGCGGGCCTGTCTATCCGGACGGTCTGGACCACGAACTACGACACGCTGATCGAGCAAGCGTACGGCGAGATCGGAAAACGGGTGGATGTCAAGGCGGATGCGCGGCAGCTGGTCACGACGCTGCCGAAGCGCGACGTCACGCTGTACAAGATGCACGGCGACATCGCGCGGCCGGACGACGCAGTCCTTATCAAGGACGACTACGAGTTGTATCACCGCACGCGCGGCGACTTCGTGACCGCCCTCAACGGCGATCTCCTTGAGAAGCACTTCCTCTTCCTCGGCTTCAGCTTCACCGACCCCAACATCGATCAGATCCTCGCACGCGTGCGTGCGGCACACGGGGACGCGTCGCGTGAGCACTACTGGATCGTCCGGCGTCCGGCGCCAGCTCGCGCAGATGACCAGGCCGACCGCGCGCGGCATGAGTACGAGTCGACCAAGATCAGGCTGCGGGTTGCCGACCTGCGGCGATACGGCATCCATCCAGTCTGGATCGACGACTACGCCGAGGTAGAGTCCATTGTCTCGACGCTCGCGCGACTCAGCCTGCGGCGCAGCGTGTTCGTTTCGGGCAGTGCAGCGGAAGCGGGTGCATTTGGCGAGGAGCGCCTGGAGCGACTGGCGTTCCGGCTTGGTGCATCGCTCATCGACGCAGGTTTCCGCGTGGTGAGCGGCCTTGGACTCGGCATCGGCGCCGGCGTCCTGTTGGGCGCGGTGGAGCGCGTCATCGCCCACCCACAGTTCCGGATCGAGGACCGACTCGCCCTTCGCCCCTTTCCGCAGCCAACCGGCGATCCCGCGGCGCGGGCGACCATGTGGACGGCGTACCGAGAAGACATGCTTCGGCAAGCGCGCTTTGCGGTCTTCCTCGCCGGGAACGCCCGCGACGCGGCATCGGGCAGCGTGAGCTTGGCTCATGGGGTCCGCGAGGAGTTCGAGATCGCACGGCGGCAAGGCGTGTTCCCTATCCCCATCGGGGCGACCGGCTACCAGGCTCTCGAACTGTGGCGAGAAGTCACCGGCGATCTGGCGTCCTACTTCCCAGATGTCGATGTCGTCGCTGCCGATCTCGCAGCTGCATTCGCAGATCTCGGCGACCCCGCACAGTCTGACGAGACGCTCGTCGCCACCACGCTCCGCGTCATGGATCAGGTGCGTCGCGCGCTCGTCACGTAG
- a CDS encoding HD domain-containing protein → MPAETLDARWAAVVGRLTHAGKTLLSMVLDHVGEDAYLRMAAAERMHHACVGGLRWHSIEVAEGALALASVFEGDGPPACLDNLVLGGLLHDIGKLREMQVDTVGIRRSVEGRSRYHTTLGSEIIAVACALAPDRLEAAGVSPTLIAHLQHVCESHHLQKDWGSPTAPQSREAMFIHLADQASAKWRQMTDDAATASADDGGWCGAADGRRSPVWIPSRALNLPPVGTSVRPVGTELEHRAETASRGAADEVPSATERGADAAARSVSVVVLRDHVPFHQQED, encoded by the coding sequence GTGCCGGCTGAAACCCTCGACGCGCGATGGGCCGCAGTTGTTGGGCGCCTTACGCACGCGGGGAAGACATTGCTGTCGATGGTGCTCGATCATGTTGGCGAGGACGCGTATCTCCGAATGGCGGCCGCTGAGCGAATGCACCACGCCTGTGTCGGAGGATTGCGCTGGCACTCCATTGAGGTGGCCGAGGGCGCGCTGGCGCTGGCCTCCGTCTTTGAAGGCGATGGGCCCCCGGCGTGTCTGGATAACCTCGTTCTCGGCGGCTTGTTGCATGACATCGGCAAACTGCGGGAGATGCAGGTGGACACGGTGGGTATCCGTCGGAGCGTGGAGGGGCGCTCTCGCTATCACACAACGCTCGGCAGCGAGATCATCGCGGTCGCGTGCGCGCTTGCCCCAGATCGTCTCGAGGCGGCCGGCGTGAGCCCGACGCTCATCGCGCACCTTCAACACGTGTGCGAAAGTCATCATCTGCAGAAGGACTGGGGGTCGCCCACCGCACCTCAATCTCGTGAGGCGATGTTCATCCACCTCGCTGATCAAGCAAGCGCAAAATGGCGACAGATGACCGACGACGCGGCCACTGCGAGTGCAGATGACGGCGGCTGGTGCGGTGCCGCAGATGGTCGCAGGTCACCCGTGTGGATTCCGTCTCGTGCACTAAACTTGCCGCCTGTCGGGACGAGCGTCAGGCCCGTTGGGACGGAGTTGGAGCACCGAGCGGAGACTGCATCGCGTGGCGCGGCGGACGAAGTACCGTCCGCGACTGAGCGGGGCGCCGATGCTGCCGCCCGAAGCGTCTCCGTCGTCGTGCTTCGCGATCACGTGCCATTTCATCAACAGGAGGACTGA
- a CDS encoding ATP-binding protein, which produces MSSPPSASRTAALTWALDSSPNQVYAAGADGRIIYVNAAGRARWGEAATVGASAAGLFAGETRGHLVALSAQVLASGVAATFDAGELGASGVRAWATYTASPLREGDAITGYLCIGADITALKRAELRLRRSEQLMVDTQGVAHLGTWEWDIREPTAEWSDELYQIYGMTRAHYTPSYDAYLAMVHPDDRQRVIDATNRVFHEHVPYSHDERIFRPDGSLRYLHTWAHPVLDDDGALTRLVGVCQDITDRKLAEEEVRQLNAALELRVAERTRTIEASLHDVEAFNATVSHDLRAPLSVISLNCAVISKSVGDDLPQPVVDSLARIQRSVSYMTQLVSDLLALAQVGNAPLERAEIDLSPLCEEIVANLRLASPDRQVTVEVAPGLRCNVDASLMRAAMENLIGNAWKYSARAAHARIEIGTMAVDGRDVFFVRDNGAGFDMTQAHRLFAPFQRLHAPNEFDGTGVGLAAVQRIIERHGGRIWAEGATGHGATFFFTMT; this is translated from the coding sequence ATGAGCTCGCCGCCTTCCGCTTCCAGGACTGCCGCGCTCACGTGGGCGCTCGACTCGAGTCCGAACCAGGTGTACGCCGCGGGCGCCGACGGCCGCATCATCTACGTCAATGCCGCAGGCCGCGCGCGCTGGGGCGAAGCGGCCACGGTGGGCGCGTCGGCCGCCGGGCTCTTCGCTGGTGAGACGCGCGGGCACCTCGTCGCCCTTTCGGCGCAGGTCCTCGCCAGTGGAGTGGCCGCCACCTTTGACGCCGGTGAGCTTGGTGCAAGCGGCGTGCGGGCGTGGGCGACCTACACGGCTTCGCCGCTGCGCGAGGGCGACGCCATCACGGGCTATCTCTGCATCGGCGCTGACATCACGGCGCTCAAGCGCGCCGAGCTCCGCCTCCGGCGCAGCGAACAGCTGATGGTCGATACCCAGGGCGTGGCGCACCTGGGCACGTGGGAATGGGACATCCGCGAGCCGACCGCCGAGTGGTCGGACGAGCTCTACCAGATCTACGGGATGACGCGCGCGCACTACACGCCAAGCTATGACGCCTACCTCGCCATGGTGCACCCGGACGATCGGCAGCGGGTGATCGACGCGACCAACCGGGTCTTCCACGAGCACGTGCCGTACTCGCACGACGAGCGGATCTTCCGCCCCGATGGATCGCTGCGGTATCTGCACACGTGGGCGCATCCCGTGCTCGACGACGACGGCGCCCTTACGCGCCTTGTCGGCGTCTGTCAGGACATCACGGACCGGAAGCTCGCCGAGGAGGAAGTGCGGCAGCTCAACGCCGCGCTCGAACTCCGCGTGGCCGAGCGTACCCGTACCATTGAAGCTTCGTTGCATGACGTCGAGGCCTTCAACGCCACCGTGAGCCACGACCTGCGCGCGCCCCTCTCGGTGATCTCGCTGAACTGCGCGGTCATCTCGAAGTCCGTGGGCGACGATCTGCCGCAGCCAGTCGTGGACAGCCTGGCCCGCATCCAGCGCTCAGTGTCGTACATGACCCAGCTCGTCAGCGACTTGCTGGCGCTTGCGCAGGTGGGCAATGCGCCCCTCGAACGCGCCGAGATCGACCTGTCGCCGCTGTGCGAGGAGATCGTGGCGAATCTGCGTCTCGCGTCCCCAGATCGCCAGGTGACGGTCGAGGTCGCGCCCGGCCTGCGCTGTAATGTCGATGCCAGCCTGATGCGCGCCGCCATGGAAAACCTGATCGGCAACGCGTGGAAATACTCAGCGCGGGCTGCGCACGCACGCATCGAGATCGGCACGATGGCCGTCGATGGTCGAGACGTCTTCTTCGTGCGCGATAACGGCGCTGGCTTCGACATGACACAGGCGCATCGCCTCTTTGCGCCGTTCCAGCGGCTTCACGCGCCGAACGAGTTCGACGGTACAGGCGTGGGCCTCGCCGCCGTGCAACGCATCATCGAGCGCCACGGCGGCCGCATCTGGGCCGAAGGCGCGACGGGGCACGGCGCCACGTTCTTCTTCACGATGACGTAG
- a CDS encoding serine hydrolase has product MVLDAIEPLGAYAAIQQEILTPLQLYATAQSVSTKIERLVVGYDGERSMFGQDAMMSNGALIYNPQFEWGGGGFASTPTDLANFMTAFRRGRIFPDSLWIIAIAKPNGVAAEVHQWRGMGVHVDSTSLGSAYGHSGFMPGYVSWVRWYEKLGVSVAMQVNASDEARLIDDGFDWVDSVAAITSLHCRAR; this is encoded by the coding sequence ATGGTGCTGGACGCGATTGAACCGTTGGGAGCGTACGCGGCCATTCAGCAGGAGATACTCACGCCGTTGCAATTGTATGCGACCGCGCAATCGGTATCCACGAAGATTGAGCGTCTTGTGGTGGGATATGACGGTGAACGCAGCATGTTCGGACAGGACGCGATGATGAGCAACGGCGCACTGATTTACAATCCGCAATTTGAATGGGGCGGCGGTGGGTTTGCGTCCACGCCAACGGATTTGGCGAATTTTATGACCGCGTTCAGGCGTGGTCGGATTTTCCCGGATTCGTTGTGGATCATAGCGATCGCCAAACCCAACGGCGTTGCCGCAGAGGTACACCAGTGGCGCGGTATGGGCGTGCATGTAGACTCGACATCGCTGGGATCCGCGTACGGTCATAGCGGTTTCATGCCGGGGTATGTGAGTTGGGTCCGGTGGTACGAGAAGCTAGGTGTGAGCGTCGCCATGCAGGTGAATGCGTCTGATGAGGCGCGTTTGATCGACGACGGTTTTGACTGGGTTGATTCAGTGGCCGCCATCACTTCCTTGCACTGTCGCGCTCGCTGA
- a CDS encoding serine hydrolase domain-containing protein, translating into MIRGCGDRISLTPVFAAILLGTTACHRPSCDTAQLNERTKALVQRMHARNPVPGISVAIVAPGMFPGAVTAVHGVRSLASGDSLTSSDRFLAGSVGKMFFAGLALRDAGNGRLSLDAPVATFLPASGIAAFAWITPRMLLKHTGGIGEYDRPFMDALIREPARERQTNDWLDVIRRHAPVAPIRARSGIAI; encoded by the coding sequence ATGATTCGTGGCTGCGGTGATCGCATTTCCCTGACGCCGGTGTTCGCGGCGATCCTGTTGGGTACGACGGCCTGCCATAGACCCTCCTGCGATACCGCACAACTCAATGAACGTACCAAGGCGTTGGTTCAACGCATGCATGCACGGAATCCGGTGCCGGGAATCAGCGTGGCGATTGTCGCGCCGGGAATGTTTCCCGGTGCAGTCACCGCGGTTCACGGGGTGCGATCACTTGCCAGTGGAGACTCGCTGACATCGTCTGATCGGTTCTTGGCCGGCAGCGTTGGTAAAATGTTCTTTGCCGGTTTAGCGCTGCGGGACGCTGGCAATGGACGATTGTCGCTGGATGCCCCTGTCGCAACGTTTCTCCCGGCTTCAGGGATCGCAGCATTCGCGTGGATTACCCCGCGCATGCTGCTCAAACACACCGGTGGCATTGGCGAGTACGATCGGCCGTTTATGGACGCCCTCATTCGCGAACCAGCGCGGGAACGACAGACGAATGATTGGCTCGATGTGATCCGGCGGCATGCACCTGTTGCCCCGATACGGGCACGTTCAGGTATAGCGATCTGA
- a CDS encoding metal-sensitive transcriptional regulator, which produces MPLTPMPTFDDAALQAVACGCGTPDESGRKAVAVDPDTKTRNLKRLRRIEGQIRGLQKMVEDERYCADILTQISSAHEALRAVGRELMRNHLKHCAATAIAAGGDERDAMYDELVDMMYKHSR; this is translated from the coding sequence ATGCCCCTGACGCCCATGCCGACTTTCGATGACGCGGCGCTCCAAGCCGTCGCCTGCGGCTGCGGTACCCCGGACGAATCCGGACGGAAGGCCGTGGCCGTCGATCCCGACACCAAAACCCGCAATCTCAAGCGGCTCCGTCGCATCGAAGGACAGATCCGCGGGCTTCAAAAAATGGTCGAGGACGAGCGGTACTGCGCCGACATCCTCACCCAGATCTCGTCAGCACACGAAGCGTTGCGCGCGGTCGGACGGGAGCTCATGCGCAATCACCTCAAGCATTGCGCCGCCACGGCCATCGCCGCTGGCGGCGACGAACGCGACGCGATGTACGACGAGCTGGTCGACATGATGTACAAGCACAGCCGCTGA
- a CDS encoding amidohydrolase family protein has protein sequence MNTRLLHPLGRTILTVAPMLLATPAAGQAPPATAPITALRFGAMAEPTGRTTKNVTILVQADTVLRVGTGTAMIPKGATVIDLRRYTAIPGLIDVHTHVTFVRDKATPLANGPRSRDSVIAAAATNLRRTLETGVTTVRDLGASNYADIGIRDAVNSGAMIGPRLFVAGYGLSKVTTPPVAGQPSLAARGRVRDTMEIKDAIQAQVDAGADWIKMYGSTGTYANTTGVQTFTDVEMRVAAETAHRFKRPIAIHSYGDSGGRAALRAGAESVEHPAGFDDATLAEWAKRGTMYVPTIDHNRFYAENASLLGYTREQVAGLDSFRLYNLETARRAHAAGVRFAMGSDAVWWMFGENTRELGWFVKAGMSPAQALATATTNGALLLGKPTKLGRIAPGFYADIVAVEGDPLRSINVILDGVRWVMKDGRVVVDKR, from the coding sequence ATGAACACGCGCCTTCTCCACCCGTTGGGGCGCACGATCCTGACCGTCGCGCCGATGCTATTGGCGACCCCGGCCGCGGGGCAGGCACCGCCAGCTACGGCACCGATTACCGCGCTGCGCTTCGGGGCCATGGCCGAACCGACGGGGCGCACCACCAAGAACGTCACGATTCTCGTGCAGGCCGACACCGTGCTCCGGGTCGGCACTGGTACGGCGATGATTCCGAAAGGCGCGACCGTCATCGATCTTCGGCGCTACACGGCCATTCCGGGTCTCATCGATGTGCACACGCACGTCACCTTCGTGCGCGACAAGGCCACCCCGCTCGCTAACGGACCGCGCTCACGCGATTCGGTCATCGCGGCCGCCGCCACCAACTTGCGCCGCACGCTGGAAACGGGTGTGACCACCGTGCGCGATCTCGGTGCCAGCAATTACGCCGACATCGGCATTCGCGACGCCGTGAACAGCGGCGCGATGATCGGGCCGCGCCTGTTCGTGGCCGGGTACGGTCTCTCCAAGGTGACCACGCCACCGGTGGCCGGTCAGCCGTCGCTCGCGGCGCGCGGTCGCGTACGCGATACCATGGAGATCAAGGACGCGATCCAGGCGCAGGTCGACGCCGGCGCCGACTGGATCAAGATGTACGGCTCCACGGGCACCTACGCGAACACCACCGGAGTGCAGACGTTTACCGACGTCGAAATGCGGGTCGCCGCCGAAACGGCGCACCGGTTCAAGCGTCCCATTGCCATTCATTCCTACGGCGATTCCGGCGGACGTGCGGCGCTCCGCGCTGGCGCGGAATCGGTCGAGCATCCGGCGGGATTTGACGATGCGACGCTCGCCGAGTGGGCGAAACGCGGCACCATGTACGTGCCGACGATCGATCACAATCGGTTCTACGCGGAGAACGCGTCGCTGCTGGGCTACACGCGGGAGCAGGTGGCCGGCCTCGATTCCTTCCGGTTGTACAACCTCGAAACGGCCCGGCGGGCGCACGCCGCCGGTGTTCGCTTCGCGATGGGGTCGGACGCGGTCTGGTGGATGTTCGGCGAGAATACCCGCGAGTTGGGCTGGTTCGTGAAGGCGGGCATGTCACCGGCGCAAGCGTTGGCCACGGCGACGACCAACGGCGCGCTGCTGCTGGGGAAGCCCACCAAACTCGGGCGCATCGCGCCGGGTTTCTATGCCGATATCGTGGCCGTCGAGGGCGATCCGCTGCGCAGCATCAATGTGATCCTGGACGGCGTACGCTGGGTCATGAAGGACGGCCGCGTGGTCGTGGATAAGCGCTGA
- the rpmG gene encoding 50S ribosomal protein L33: protein MAREKIILGCTECKNRNYFTTKNKRLHPERVEWQKYCPRCNAHKTHKETK from the coding sequence ATGGCGCGCGAAAAGATCATTCTCGGTTGCACCGAGTGCAAAAACCGCAACTACTTCACCACCAAGAACAAGCGTCTTCACCCCGAGCGGGTGGAGTGGCAGAAGTATTGCCCGCGCTGCAATGCGCACAAAACGCATAAGGAAACGAAGTAG
- the secE gene encoding preprotein translocase subunit SecE, giving the protein MTAPVEVSRPGLGTRLVTFYHDVIAEMKKVTWPDRPQLQQATIQIIIFVLLLGAVIALVDVALQALLVRLPAMLLGR; this is encoded by the coding sequence ATGACGGCTCCCGTCGAGGTTTCCCGTCCGGGACTCGGCACGCGGTTGGTCACGTTCTATCATGACGTGATCGCCGAGATGAAGAAGGTGACCTGGCCCGATCGCCCGCAGCTGCAGCAGGCGACGATCCAGATCATCATTTTCGTGCTGCTCCTTGGTGCGGTGATCGCCCTGGTCGATGTTGCGTTGCAGGCGCTGCTCGTGCGCCTGCCCGCGATGTTGCTCGGCCGCTGA
- the nusG gene encoding transcription termination/antitermination protein NusG: protein MSLSMLEHRWYTVQTTSGHENKVQRLIQRKIDMDSAAPEDRLIRQALVPTQEVVEIKNGKKVTVERKIFPGYVLVEMVASQDTLHEVNAIQGVIKFVGKEKEPTPLRDDEVRRLLGQSDPTEEAPTREEIPFLIGQAVAITEGPFADFNGTVEEILSDKGKVRVSVSLFGRPTSVELDYLQLRGY, encoded by the coding sequence ATGTCCTTGTCGATGCTCGAGCACCGGTGGTATACGGTCCAGACCACGTCTGGCCACGAGAACAAGGTGCAGCGCCTGATCCAGCGAAAGATCGACATGGATTCGGCGGCGCCCGAAGATCGCCTGATTCGTCAGGCGCTCGTGCCCACGCAGGAAGTCGTGGAGATCAAGAACGGCAAGAAGGTCACGGTCGAGCGAAAGATCTTCCCGGGCTACGTGCTCGTGGAGATGGTCGCCAGCCAGGACACCTTGCACGAGGTCAACGCCATTCAGGGCGTGATCAAGTTTGTCGGGAAGGAAAAGGAGCCAACGCCGCTGCGTGACGACGAAGTCCGTCGTTTGTTGGGGCAGTCGGATCCGACCGAGGAAGCGCCGACGCGTGAGGAGATTCCATTCCTGATCGGTCAGGCGGTGGCGATTACGGAAGGTCCGTTCGCCGACTTCAACGGCACGGTCGAAGAGATCCTGTCCGACAAGGGCAAGGTCCGGGTGTCCGTCAGCCTGTTTGGCCGACCCACCAGTGTGGAGCTCGATTACCTGCAGTTACGCGGGTACTGA
- the rplK gene encoding 50S ribosomal protein L11: MAKKVTGFVKLQIPAGKANPAPPVGTALGPQGINIMGFCKEFNARTQGGDMIIPVEVTIYGDKSFTFILKTPPAAELIKKELGVAKGSGQPNKVKVGTITKAQLEKLATVKMPDLNCDSMESAIAMMAGAARSMGIVVKD, encoded by the coding sequence ATGGCCAAGAAGGTCACTGGATTCGTCAAGCTGCAGATTCCTGCAGGCAAGGCGAACCCGGCGCCCCCAGTAGGTACGGCCCTCGGTCCGCAGGGTATCAACATCATGGGCTTCTGCAAAGAGTTTAATGCTCGGACGCAGGGCGGTGATATGATCATCCCGGTCGAGGTCACGATCTACGGCGACAAGTCGTTCACCTTCATTTTGAAGACTCCGCCGGCGGCGGAACTCATCAAGAAGGAGCTCGGCGTTGCAAAGGGCTCGGGTCAGCCGAATAAGGTGAAGGTCGGTACGATCACGAAGGCACAGCTCGAAAAGCTCGCCACCGTGAAGATGCCGGATCTGAACTGCGATTCGATGGAGAGCGCAATCGCCATGATGGCGGGTGCCGCGCGCTCCATGGGCATTGTGGTCAAGGATTGA
- the rplA gene encoding 50S ribosomal protein L1 has translation MAQNGKKYRSASERRELGKPYEASKAIEIVKQMSFAKFDETVEVAIRLGVDPRHADQVVRGTVVLPEGTGKTMRVLVIAAGAKVQEAQDAGADYVGTEYLAKIKEGWLDFDVLIATPDQMGQLGQLGRVLGPRGLMPNPKAGTVTFDVAKAVKESKGGKIEFRVDKGGNVHAPIGKVSFGPEQLATNLAALMDTIVRSKPSAAKGVYIRNVAISSSMGPGVTIDTTPYR, from the coding sequence ATGGCACAGAACGGGAAGAAGTACCGCAGCGCGAGCGAGCGCCGCGAACTCGGAAAGCCCTATGAGGCCAGCAAGGCGATCGAGATCGTGAAGCAGATGAGCTTCGCGAAGTTCGACGAGACGGTCGAAGTTGCGATCCGTCTTGGCGTCGATCCCCGCCATGCCGATCAGGTGGTGCGTGGCACCGTCGTGCTGCCCGAAGGCACGGGTAAGACGATGCGTGTCCTCGTCATCGCGGCGGGTGCCAAGGTGCAGGAAGCGCAGGACGCGGGCGCCGATTACGTCGGCACCGAATACCTCGCCAAGATCAAGGAAGGCTGGTTGGACTTCGACGTGCTGATCGCCACGCCGGACCAGATGGGACAGCTCGGCCAGCTCGGCCGCGTCCTGGGTCCTCGCGGCCTGATGCCGAATCCGAAGGCGGGCACCGTCACGTTCGACGTGGCGAAGGCCGTCAAGGAATCGAAGGGCGGTAAGATCGAGTTCCGCGTCGACAAGGGGGGCAATGTGCACGCCCCGATCGGCAAGGTCTCGTTCGGACCGGAGCAGCTGGCGACCAACCTCGCCGCGCTGATGGATACCATCGTTCGCTCGAAGCCGTCCGCGGCGAAGGGCGTGTACATTCGGAACGTCGCGATCTCGAGCTCCATGGGACCTGGCGTCACCATCGACACCACGCCGTACCGGTAA
- the rplJ gene encoding 50S ribosomal protein L10 — MKAKAKAKKSDKQLLVDSLSAKLGSAQALFYTDFTGLNVKRMTDLRRRLKKAGVEYVVIKNTLALRAVNESGLVSQRLKGPTGVVVAKDGITAAKVLSDFAKENDQRPSVKGGIYEGNAVDEAMVKKLASLPTRDEALSIFAGYLNSIPMMFALALDARKSQLEGSN, encoded by the coding sequence ATGAAAGCCAAGGCCAAGGCCAAGAAGAGCGACAAGCAGCTCCTTGTTGACAGTCTGAGCGCGAAGCTCGGATCGGCGCAGGCGCTGTTTTACACCGACTTCACCGGTTTGAACGTGAAGCGCATGACGGATCTCCGTCGCCGCCTGAAGAAGGCGGGTGTCGAGTACGTCGTGATCAAGAACACGCTGGCGCTCCGGGCGGTCAACGAGAGCGGGCTGGTGTCCCAGCGTCTGAAGGGCCCGACGGGGGTGGTGGTGGCCAAGGATGGCATCACTGCGGCCAAGGTCCTCTCCGATTTTGCGAAGGAGAACGATCAGCGGCCGTCCGTGAAGGGCGGGATCTATGAGGGCAACGCCGTAGACGAAGCAATGGTCAAGAAGTTGGCCTCGCTCCCGACGCGCGACGAAGCTCTGTCGATCTTCGCTGGCTACCTCAACAGCATCCCGATGATGTTTGCCCTCGCCCTCGACGCCCGCAAGTCGCAGCTCGAAGGCTCCAACTAA
- the rplL gene encoding 50S ribosomal protein L7/L12 — protein MANTTLSKDEILDAIGAMSVIDLSELIEAFKTKFNVTIAAVAAGGGGAAAPAAAVEEQTEFAVILKEAGGKKIQVIKVVRELTGLGLKEAKDLVDGAPKAVKENVTKDEAAAIKAKLEAEGATVEVK, from the coding sequence ATGGCTAACACGACCCTGAGCAAGGACGAGATCCTCGACGCGATCGGCGCGATGAGCGTCATCGATCTGTCCGAGCTCATCGAAGCGTTCAAGACGAAGTTCAACGTCACGATCGCCGCAGTTGCGGCGGGCGGCGGCGGTGCGGCGGCCCCGGCGGCCGCAGTGGAAGAGCAGACGGAGTTCGCGGTCATCCTCAAGGAAGCCGGCGGCAAGAAGATCCAGGTCATCAAGGTCGTGCGCGAGCTGACCGGCCTGGGCCTGAAGGAAGCCAAGGACCTGGTGGACGGCGCGCCGAAGGCCGTGAAGGAGAACGTCACGAAGGATGAAGCCGCCGCGATCAAGGCCAAGCTCGAGGCCGAGGGCGCGACCGTCGAAGTCAAGTAA